One window of the Triticum dicoccoides isolate Atlit2015 ecotype Zavitan chromosome 3B, WEW_v2.0, whole genome shotgun sequence genome contains the following:
- the LOC119274231 gene encoding transcription factor bHLH168-like: MKLAAACNSMVVKAKPSRGGKRTRASGGAAGATAAAAVLMEKKDSEKERRQRMKGLCDKLASLIPKEHNPHDDTMTQLGSLDVAASYIKMLKERVDELQRKKTTALAMATLQGVSGISIPSTTSSGAGSPEREMYLKTSAPVLEVRQPNDSSMEVRMICNTEKPIKLHEVLTILEEEGANIINANHSVVGHKIFYTILSRAFSTRIGIDDSRISERLGALV; the protein is encoded by the exons ATGAAGCTAGCTGCTGCCTGCAACTcg ATGGTGGTGAAGGCGAAGCCGTCGAGGggcgggaagaggaccagggcgagCGGCGGCGCAGCAGgggcgacggcggcagcggcggtactgatggagaagaaggactcggagaaggagaggaggcagcgcatgaaggggCTTTGCGATAAGCTCGCGTCCCTCATCCCCAAAGAACACAACCCCCACGAT GATACAATGACCCAGCTAGGCAGCCTAGATGTGGCAGCATCATACATCAAGATGCTCAAGGAGAGGGTTGATGAGCTTCAACGTAAGAAGACCACTGCGCTAGCAATggctaccttacaaggagttagtgGCATTTCGATCCCCTCTACCACGAGTAGCGGTGCTGGGTCACCGGAAAGGGAAATGTATTTGAAGACATCGGCACCGGTATTGGAGGTACGGCAACCTAATGATTCAAGCATGGAGGTGAGGATGATATGCAACACagagaagccgatcaagctccatgAGGTGCTCACCATCCTGGAGGAAGAAGGGGCCAACATTATCAACGCGAATCACTCTGTTGTTGGCCACAAAATATTTTACACCATACTCTCCCGG GCCTTCAGCACCAGAATTGGCATAGATGATTCAAGAATTTCTGAACGACTAGGTGCACTggtttga